From a single Rosa rugosa chromosome 7, drRosRugo1.1, whole genome shotgun sequence genomic region:
- the LOC133721174 gene encoding uncharacterized protein LOC133721174, whose amino-acid sequence MGEVAVAETTSNRRRRRKTVGQKPKPVVVSRYFQNQPVTKPVVVSRYFQNQPVTKPAVVVSRYFQNQPVVDFQNQPVTKPVVVSRYFQTQPVTKPVVDFQTEPVTKAVVEIGTQPENGKITSSESMSDHVNVNAVTEIRSKKEKRKRRRHDADAGDNDGNCKMTKKKKKKRLQVEADINQTRSAILNFEDMLSQFAYEGCGVEWNNKMPKKLSQGQDTTIYPCSQACKTGRNSTEDHATVPGTVKQAKVHPQAAERRKKNETRPSTEIRKVSHYFQTSSNECKDTKFKPPKRHSKSRGETFQKEATKENNADGHLLQSTNRRRKKSPKKRATLTASQRKDEAYRRRTPDNTWIPPRSEFGLLQEDHYHDPWRVLVICMLLNRTTGTQLKEVLSDFFTLCPNAKAATEVATRDIEQVIRSLGLHKRAEMIQRMSQEYLGESWTHVPELPGVGKYAADAYAIFCTGMWERVKPADHKLNLYWEFLHSIKSKPRPAVFI is encoded by the exons ATGGGAGAGGTGGCGGTGGCTGAGACCACGTCcaacaggaggaggaggagaaaaactGTCGGGCAGAAGCCAAAGCCGGTGGTGGTGTCTCGCTATTTCCAGAATCAACCGGTGACCAAGCCGGTGGTGGTTTCTCGCTATTTCCAGAATCAGCCGGTGACTAAGCCGGCGGTGGTGGTTTCTCGCTATTTCCAGAATCAGCCGGTGGTGGATTTCCAGAATCAGCCGGTGACTAAGCCGGTGGTGGTTTCTCGCTATTTCCAGACTCAGCCGGTCACTAAGCCGGTGGTGGATTTCCAGACTGAGCCGGTGACTAAGGCGGTGGTGGAAATAGGGACTCAACCAGAAAACGGTAAGATAACCTCCTCCGAGTCAATGTCAGACCATGTGAATGTGAATGCAGTTACTGAaattagaagcaagaaagaaaagagaaagaggagaCGCCATGACGCTGACGCTGGTGACAACGATGGCAATTGTAAAatgacaaagaagaagaagaagaagaggcttCAAGTAGAGGCAGATATTAATCAAACTAGGAGCGCCATCTTGAATTTTGAGGATATGCTTTCTCAATTTGCTTACGAGGGTTGTGGTGTTGAATGGAATAACAAGATGCCCAAAAAGCTTTCCCAAGGTCAAGATACTACTATCTATCCTTGTAGTCAAGCTTGTAAGACGGGCCGGAACTCAACTGAGGACCATGCCACTGTGCCTGGAACCGTGAAACAAGCCAAAGTGCATCCACAGGCTgcagagaggaggaagaagaatgaAACTCGGCCATCTACGGAAATCCGAAAGGTTTCTCATTACTTCCAAACCTCAAGTAATGAGTGCAAGGATACAAAATTTAAACCCCCTAAACGCCATTCAAAATCTCGCGGGGAGACCTTTCAGAAGGAGGCCACCAAAGAAAATAATGCAGATGGCCACTTGTTGCAAAGTACAAACAGGCGCAGGAAGAAATCTCCTAAAAAAAGGGCTACTCTTACCGCTTCACAGAGGAAGGACGAAGCATACCGAAGGAGAACTCCAGATAACACGTGGATTCCTCCTCGCTCTGAATTTGGTCTCCTCCAAGAAGATCACTATCATGACCCTTGGAGAGTGTTGGTTATATGCATGCTCCTTAATCGGACAACAGGAACCCAG TTAAAAGAAGTTTTATCAGATTTCTTCACTTTGTGTCCTAATGCAAAGGCTGCTACTGAGGTTGCCACACGGGATATAGAACAGGTTATAAGATCTCTTGGTCTACATAAGAGAGCCGAGATGATACAGCGCATGTCTCAGGAGTATTTAGGTGAAAGCTGGACCCATGTACCTGAGTTGCCTGGTGTTGGCAA GTATGCAGCTGATGCGTATGCAATATTCTGCACTGGTATGTGGGAAAGAGTGAAACCTGCTGACCACAAACTAAATTTATACTGGGAATTTCTCCACAGCATCAAGAGTAAGCCGAGGCCTGCAGTTTTTATTTGA